The Novosphingobium terrae genome segment AGAAAAGTGGGCGGCGTGTCCCGCGTCACATGAATGTCCGGACGCAGGCTCAAGTCCGTTTCGTGGCGCGTGGCGTCATCGTCATCCTCATGCACCCACAAATGGCCGGGGTAGATCGCCATCGCGAAATCAGGGCGACTGCTCAATCCATCCGCATCATCCACAGGCCGGTAGGTCCGCTGAGCAAAATGTGTGCTCACGGCAGCGACCAGATGCCCTCCTGCGGAAAAGCCGATGACCCCGATCTTGTGAGGGTCGATCCCATATTGCCCGGCCTGTTGGCGCAACAAGCCGATCGTGCGCTGAGCATCCTGAAGGGCTGTCTGCACCTTCGGGTAATAGCGATGCCCATCCTTCATTGTCGGCCCGGAATCCGGCACGCGATATTTCAACAACACGCAGCTTATCCCGCGAGAGGTCAGCCAATCGCAGACCTCCGTGCCCTCAAGATCCATGGCCAGAATTTGATAGCCGCCGCCCGGGAACACGACCACCGCAGCGCCGGTGTTCAGGCCTTTCGGGGTGTAAACTGTCATGGTCGGTCGGCTCACATTGGCAACTCTGGCCCACCACGCATTGCCCGGAGGCGGCCCGACCGTTTCCGGTTCTGGATCAGGCATGGCATCGGGCACGGCGCCGGGCCATATCGGTCTTTGCGGATGATCCGAAGAGGGCGGCCACGGAGCGCCTTGTGCAGCCACCAAGGGACCGGAGAGGCAAAGCATAAGCACGCAAGCTACAAATCTTCGCATGGGATCAGTCCTGCTTTTCCACCATGTCCAGCGATATGGCGTGGCGGAACCACCGCAATCAAAGCATATTATCTCGACAGAGCCATGAAGCGGATTCATGCTTTCCTGCCACCGGAGGCACTCTCTCTACACACAACGGAGAGGCCTCGCGCCACGACCGGGAGCCAATACCCTTTCGCCGGGAGACGTCATGGGAGCGCGAGGGGGTAACCCCCTCGCATCATCCACCTTCCCCCTTGAACAGACGGATGCAATTTCCCGCCGCCTCCCCTACATACCCCCTTATGGCCGACCTTTTCCAAGCCGATCCCCCGCCGCGTGCCGAGGCGGTTGCTC includes the following:
- a CDS encoding alpha/beta hydrolase: MPDAMPDPEPETVGPPPGNAWWARVANVSRPTMTVYTPKGLNTGAAVVVFPGGGYQILAMDLEGTEVCDWLTSRGISCVLLKYRVPDSGPTMKDGHRYYPKVQTALQDAQRTIGLLRQQAGQYGIDPHKIGVIGFSAGGHLVAAVSTHFAQRTYRPVDDADGLSSRPDFAMAIYPGHLWVHEDDDDATRHETDLSLRPDIHVTRDTPPTFLLQAEDDDVDGVEQSLAYYVALQKAGVPTEMHLYAQGGHAFGLRPTNHPISHWPVLAEQWLRTIGILKPE